One window from the genome of Molothrus ater isolate BHLD 08-10-18 breed brown headed cowbird chromosome 5, BPBGC_Mater_1.1, whole genome shotgun sequence encodes:
- the CAPZA3 gene encoding LOW QUALITY PROTEIN: F-actin-capping protein subunit alpha-3 (The sequence of the model RefSeq protein was modified relative to this genomic sequence to represent the inferred CDS: inserted 3 bases in 2 codons) → MAQRDGGCGGTVRNHPKGLKSHPKGLERHPKGLERHPKGLGGHPKWREGHVKWLESHLSCHFPAGSCCVLKTSLGKSSCPHPRCPPGKRILRKLLSWLSCASCFEAHQYQPSNHWDSLWKSGWTFALAPFPISHFPFPTHFTDILLQASCFKVASFHVAVSKXLSETLNVTDQRQFATGFMKLVKAEDNKFCIGILENIQVLSEDIWGKNLSRXFPVTHTFMDWNKLWNDQHLNIKVSNAEVPQCLLKYYL, encoded by the exons ATGGCACAGCGTGATGGTGGATGTGGGGGAACGGTGAGAAACCACCCCAAAGGGCTGAAAAGCCACCCCAAAGGGCTGGAAAGACACCCCAAAGGGCTGGAAAGACACCCCAAAGGGCTGGGAGGCCACCCCAAATGGAGGGAAGGCCACGTAAAATGGCTGGAAAGCCATCTGAGTTGCCActtccctgcagggagctgctgtgtcctCAAAACCAGCCTGGGCAAGAGCAGCTGTCCACATCCACGTTGTCCTCCTGGTAAGAGGATTTTGAGGAAGTTGCTCTCATGGCTCTCATGTGCCTCATGCTTTGAGGCACACCAGTATCAGCCTTCAAATCATTGGGACAGCCTTTGGAAATCAGGCTGGACTTTCGCCCTTGctccatttcccatttcccatttcccatttcccactcATTTTACAGACATTCTTCTCCAGGCAAGCTGCTTCAAAGTTGCCAGCTTCCATGTAGCTGTCAGCAA CCTGAGTGAGACTCTAAATGTGACAGACCAAAGGCAGTTTGCCACAGGTTTTATGAAACTTGTGAAAGCTGAGGACAACAAGTTTTGTATTGGCATTCTGGAAAACATTCAGGTTTTGTCAGAGGATATATGGGGGAAAAATCTGTCAA AATTCCCTGTTACTCACACTTTTATGGACTGGAATAAACTATGGAATGATCAGCATCTGAACATCAAGGTCTCCAATGCTGAAGTGCCTCAATGCTTGCTGAAATACTATCTTTGA